The following coding sequences are from one Planifilum fulgidum window:
- a CDS encoding DUF1641 domain-containing protein: MSNSMTRMGPGAEWGEAVLQSLTAEMVADLAAKLASALESADELLKPETLALLRSLSDASESLSNVLAEVRRLEESGTLKSLAELGELLAGMKGALTGPMVADLMEQGVRLLEWADLLGQRDVRERMTGLLAALESAREESRKADAPLTLFRMFRALSDPEVREGIRFFLAFARALPRKL, encoded by the coding sequence GGATGGGGCCTGGGGCGGAATGGGGGGAAGCCGTCCTGCAGTCCCTGACGGCGGAGATGGTGGCGGATTTGGCCGCCAAATTGGCTTCCGCCCTGGAGTCGGCCGACGAACTGCTGAAGCCGGAGACCCTGGCCCTCCTGCGCAGTCTGTCCGATGCGAGCGAAAGCCTGTCGAACGTTTTGGCCGAAGTGCGGCGGCTGGAGGAAAGCGGCACGCTGAAAAGCCTGGCGGAGTTGGGCGAGCTGTTGGCCGGCATGAAGGGGGCTTTGACCGGCCCCATGGTTGCGGACCTGATGGAACAAGGGGTGAGGCTTCTCGAGTGGGCCGATCTCCTGGGGCAAAGGGATGTGCGGGAGCGGATGACGGGCCTTTTGGCCGCCCTGGAGTCGGCCCGGGAAGAAAGCCGGAAAGCCGACGCCCCCCTGACCCTCTTCCGCATGTTCCGGGCCTTGTCCGATCCGGAAGTTCGCGAGGGGATCCGCTTTTTCCTCGCCTTCGCCCGGGCCTTGCCCAGGAAACTGTGA
- a CDS encoding phosphoenolpyruvate synthase, which yields MKPRVLFFEEVDRSRLPEVGGKGANLGELARAGFPVPEGFCVTTSAYREFVATSSEMEELLEELDALDPEDVEGLRALGGRIRAHLLEMEIPASLKREITEAWRRAGEEHAYAVRSSATAEDLPTASFAGQQDTYLNVKGREELLWHIRKCWASLFTDRAIAYRMKNGFDHRQVFLSVVVQRMVNPEVSGILFTADPLTGNRRVVSIDASFGLGEAIVSGKVSADLYKVKEGRILQREISEKKIRIRPRPEGGTVTEDVPPEERNRPALADDQVLRLAEMGKRIEKHFGAPQDIEFCVEKGRIYVVQSRPITSLYPLPADLPQEPLGVLISFGHIQMMTDAMKPLALSIFRSVFPKTFLYEAGGRLFINPSAVLRTRPGRKLFPKVLKNLFDESLGRAVEEVIRRPEFHRVPPPPGTGRFFRRHVLPIAKNLWRNLWANDPSAVKEEVERFIREKREEVRGALQGVSGHRRLEEVRRQIQGLPREAVPRLLPYVLSYPVSFLLLRRLLGDVDELNQLNKSLPGNVTSEMGLAIGDLADLLRELPEVEAYLARAEDETFFEGLQEVEGGTRFKEAFEEFLDKYGHRCPGEIDLTRPRWREAPTLLVSAILGHMRSVKPGEHRLRFKEGEREAREAAERILDRVGRRGFRARRVQRLMVVFREMGGLREHPKYLITAVLDECRKAILAEAERLASEGVLGRPEDAFFLTLDELIRLAKGEPFRDVSALIEERKGRHEWQQTLKPPKVMTSEGEIVTGTPRRGEYPEGALVGMPASAGVAEGKARVILSPERASLSEGEILVAPHTDPGWTPLFQSARALVTEVGGLMTHGSVVAREYGIPAVVGVDDATRKIRDGQRIRVDGNRGYVEIVEDAGE from the coding sequence ATGAAACCCCGCGTTCTGTTTTTTGAAGAAGTTGACCGCTCCCGCCTGCCCGAAGTCGGGGGAAAGGGAGCCAACCTGGGGGAACTGGCCAGGGCAGGCTTTCCCGTCCCGGAAGGCTTTTGCGTGACCACCTCCGCCTACCGGGAATTCGTCGCCACCAGTTCCGAAATGGAGGAGCTGCTGGAGGAACTCGATGCCCTGGATCCGGAGGATGTGGAGGGTTTGCGGGCGCTGGGCGGGCGGATTCGCGCCCATCTGCTGGAGATGGAGATTCCCGCATCCCTCAAGCGGGAGATCACGGAAGCCTGGAGGAGGGCCGGGGAAGAGCACGCCTATGCCGTCCGTTCCAGCGCGACGGCGGAGGATTTGCCCACCGCTTCCTTCGCCGGGCAGCAGGACACCTATCTGAACGTGAAGGGGCGGGAAGAGCTGCTTTGGCACATCCGAAAATGCTGGGCTTCGCTGTTTACGGACCGCGCGATCGCGTATCGGATGAAAAACGGCTTTGACCACCGGCAGGTGTTTTTGTCCGTCGTGGTGCAGCGGATGGTGAACCCGGAGGTTTCCGGCATCCTCTTCACCGCCGATCCGCTGACCGGAAACCGGCGGGTCGTCTCCATCGACGCCAGCTTCGGGCTGGGGGAAGCGATCGTGTCCGGAAAAGTGTCGGCGGATTTGTACAAGGTGAAGGAGGGGCGCATCCTTCAGCGGGAGATTTCCGAGAAAAAAATCAGGATCCGCCCCCGGCCGGAGGGGGGAACGGTCACCGAGGACGTGCCGCCGGAGGAAAGGAACCGGCCGGCTCTCGCCGACGATCAGGTCCTGCGCCTGGCGGAGATGGGCAAGCGCATCGAAAAACATTTCGGCGCGCCGCAGGATATCGAGTTTTGCGTGGAAAAGGGACGGATCTATGTCGTGCAGAGCCGTCCGATCACGTCCCTGTATCCCCTGCCCGCCGACCTGCCGCAGGAACCCCTCGGCGTCCTGATTTCCTTCGGCCACATTCAGATGATGACCGATGCCATGAAGCCCCTTGCCCTTTCCATCTTTCGCAGCGTTTTTCCAAAGACGTTCCTGTATGAAGCGGGAGGGCGCCTGTTCATCAACCCCTCGGCGGTGCTCCGGACCCGGCCGGGCCGCAAGCTGTTTCCCAAGGTCCTGAAGAACCTGTTTGACGAGTCCCTCGGCCGGGCCGTCGAAGAGGTGATCCGGCGCCCCGAATTTCACCGCGTTCCCCCGCCGCCGGGGACCGGTCGGTTTTTTCGCAGGCACGTGCTTCCCATTGCGAAGAATCTGTGGAGAAACCTCTGGGCAAACGATCCGTCGGCGGTGAAGGAGGAAGTGGAGCGCTTCATTCGGGAAAAAAGGGAGGAGGTTCGCGGGGCCCTTCAGGGGGTGAGCGGCCACCGCCGCCTGGAGGAAGTCCGGCGGCAGATCCAAGGGCTGCCCAGGGAAGCGGTACCCAGACTTCTGCCCTATGTGCTCAGCTATCCGGTTTCCTTCCTGCTGCTCAGGCGGCTCCTGGGGGACGTGGACGAACTAAATCAGCTGAACAAATCCCTTCCCGGCAACGTCACCAGCGAGATGGGGCTTGCGATCGGCGATCTGGCCGACCTGCTCCGGGAACTGCCGGAGGTGGAGGCGTACCTGGCGCGGGCGGAGGATGAGACGTTTTTCGAAGGATTGCAGGAGGTGGAGGGCGGGACGCGGTTCAAAGAGGCCTTTGAGGAATTTCTCGACAAATACGGCCACCGCTGTCCGGGGGAAATCGACCTGACCCGGCCCCGCTGGCGCGAGGCGCCCACCCTGCTCGTTTCCGCCATTTTGGGGCACATGCGCAGCGTAAAGCCGGGGGAGCACCGGCTGCGGTTTAAAGAGGGAGAAAGGGAAGCCCGGGAAGCGGCGGAGCGGATCCTGGACCGGGTGGGAAGGCGCGGGTTCCGCGCCCGGCGGGTGCAGCGGTTGATGGTGGTGTTCCGCGAGATGGGCGGGCTCCGGGAGCATCCCAAATACTTGATCACCGCCGTTTTGGACGAATGCAGGAAGGCGATTTTGGCCGAGGCGGAGAGGCTGGCATCCGAGGGAGTGCTGGGGCGGCCCGAAGACGCGTTTTTCCTGACCCTGGACGAGTTGATCCGTCTGGCCAAAGGGGAGCCGTTCCGGGATGTTTCCGCGCTGATCGAGGAGCGGAAAGGGCGGCACGAATGGCAACAAACCCTGAAACCTCCCAAGGTGATGACCAGTGAAGGGGAGATCGTGACCGGCACCCCCCGCCGGGGCGAATATCCCGAGGGGGCGCTGGTGGGGATGCCCGCTTCCGCCGGCGTGGCGGAAGGGAAGGCCCGGGTCATCCTGAGCCCGGAGCGGGCGTCGCTTTCGGAAGGGGAGATCCTGGTCGCCCCCCACACCGATCCCGGCTGGACCCCCTTGTTTCAATCGGCCAGGGCCTTGGTGACCGAAGTGGGCGGGCTGATGACCCACGGCTCCGTGGTGGCGCGGGAATACGGAATTCCCGCCGTGGTGGGGGTGGACGATGCCACCCGGAAAATCCGGGACGGACAGCGCATCCGGGTGGACGGAAACCGGGGATATGTGGAGATTGTGGAGGACGCAGGTGAATAA